One Fundidesulfovibrio putealis DSM 16056 genomic window, CGGCGTCCACGCCGGTCAGCTCCTTGGGCAGCACCATGTGGGTCACCTGCCCCTGGGCGTCGCGCCAGGTGATGTTGAACAGGTTGATGGGGTCCAGGGGGTCGGAGGATTTCGCAGCCAGGGCCTTGCGGCGGATTTCGGGAGCGATGCGCGAGGGATCGAGCATCTCGGCGAACGTGGGGACGGCTATGGGAGTGCGGGGCATGGGATGTCCTTGCGTGATTAGCGGTTTAATCCGGTGAAAAAGAGGCCCACGCGGGCGTTATCAGGCACGATGCCCGCCTGCCGCAGGGCCAGAAGTCCTGCCAGACCGGCGCTGCCCGTGGCGGAGACGCTCACGGGGGTGTGCGCGAGGGCCAGATCGTGGGCCTGTGCAACCAGCGCCTCGGGCGTGACAACGGCCTGGCCTCCGGTGCGCAGGAGCGCCTGGGCCAGGAAATACCAGTCGTAGGTTTCATCATCCAGGATGCCATGGGCCAGACTGTGCGGGGGAGCGCCGTCCCAGGCCCACATGAAGCTGTCGGGGCTCGCGGCTGCTGCGCGCAGCGCGCCCTGCACCGGAGAGGACCGGAACGCGGTGCGGGTGAATTGCACCACGGTGGCGATGGCGTCCTGCTCTTCGCTCAGCACCTGCCGCACTCCCGCGAGCGTCGCGTACCCGGAAGCAGGCGGAAAGGCACACCCGGCGTTGCGGGCGATCTCAGCCAGCAGCAGAAGCCAGGCGCGGGCGAAGGGGAAGGCTCCCTCGGTCTGGCAGGCGTGGATGCGCGGCAGTTCCCGCACCACGCCAAGAGCCTCGAGATTGCTCCAGGCCCCGGCCACGGACCGGGCCAGGGCGCCGCCGCCGATCTGGAGCACGATGTGCCCTGGAGTCTGGGCCAAAGCCTGCCACTGCAAGGCAGCCTCGTACCCAAGGCTCTGCCCGCCCTCGATGTTGGACCAGTTGTCGCGCCCGGAGCAGCAGAATGGCACGGCTCCGCGCCGCACAGCGTCGCGGAAGGCCAGGTAGCAGGGGTCGCCGCCTCCTGTGGACAGGCGCGCCACCACCTCCGGGTTCACGCCGCGCTCGCGCAAGAGGCGCAGAACATCCGGGTGCACGTCCTCGGGAACGAAGGCCGTGAGCGAATACCCGGCGGCGCGGGCCACGCAGGCGGCGGCCAGGGCCGCGTTGCCGCAGCTGGATATGGCCAGGGGCCGCCTGGGGCCGCCTGCGCGCAGGGCTTCAAGGTAGAGCATGGTCCCGGCCAGATGGCGCACCTTGTGCGATCCGCCCGGCTGGCCGGTCTCGTCCTTCACGGCCAGCGTGCCGGTCATGCCCAGAGCCTTGGCCAGCTTGGGCGTCTGCACCAGCGGCGTCACGCCAAGAGGTGCGCCCTCCAGACGGTCCAGGCCTTCCTGCAAACGTCCGGCTGCGTCGCGGAACGCGGGTCTGCCCGCCACACCCTGGGCAGCGCCCAGACAGGCGAAGGCGCGCAGCGGGTCATGAGGATGCTCGCGCCAGGACTCCGTGAATTCCTCGGCCAGTTCCGCCGAAGCCTCGATGCGTGCATCCAGGATGTGTTCGCGTCCGTCGCCCGCTTTGGGACAGGCGAAGTGTCCGTCGGCGGGGTCGTATTCGCTCTGGCAGGCCGGGCAGAAGAGTGTGGTTCTGGTCATGAAGCCGTCGGCAGCAAGGCCCGTGCCGCGCTTCGCACCAACCTGGGCAACGACTCTTTCAGGGCCTTTGTCCGCGCTGATAGTCATGGACAAACGCTCCCCGGTTTCTTATTTTGAGAAGCAAGGAACGATGCGGGCGGCGCGTCTTTCTTATTCTGAAAAAAATCTCAATCTGAGAACATCATGCTGGCCCAGATCAAGGACGCCCTCACCCGCCACGCCCAGGTCATCGCCACAGTCACCGGCATCGACGTGGAGATCGTGGACGTCGGCTTCATCCGCATCGCCGGGACCGGGCATTACGCCCAGGGCGTCGGCAAGAGCATCATCGAGGAGGGCGAGGTCTACCGCCATGTGCTGCGCACCCGCCAGACCACACTCCTTGAAAACCCGCGCGAGCATCCCCTCTGCCGCCGCTGCCGCAAGCGCGAACAGTGCCGCGAGACGCTCTCCCTGTGCACCCCCATCGTGGACGGCGAGGACGTCGTCGGGGTCATCGGCCTGGTCTGCTTCACCCAGGCCGAGCGCGAGCGCGTGCTGCTCAACCGCGACACCTACCTGGACTTCGTGGCCCAGATGGCCGAAGCCATCGGCCAGAAGCTCTCAGAGCATCGGCGCATGACCAAGGCCTCGGAATTTCTCGACTTAATGCTCCAGATCGTGGACGCTGACAACCGGGGCGTGATCGTCTTCAACGCCAAGGGCGGGGCCAGCTACGCCAACGCCCTGGCCCGGCGCGAGCTGGGCCTTGCCGTGGACGCCCCCCTTACCGGCATCGAGGTGCGCCGCACCCGCGACGGCCTCTCCGATCTGGACGCCTTCGAGCTTACCCTGGAAGGGCGCAGGCTCTCCCTGGTGGGGCACATGGCCGCCCTCGGCGGGCGCGATCCGCACTTCGCCAAAGTGCTGGTGTTCGAATCCCTGCCAAAGGTCACCCAGCGCATGTCCTCCCTGGCCGGAACCGGAAAGACCTTCGGCCTGGACGCCATCATGGGCCGCTCCCCGCGCATAAAACGGCTCAAGGAGCAGATTTCCCAGGTGGCCCAGTCCACCTCCACGGTTCTCATCACCGGCGAATCCGGCACCGGCAAGGAACTCGTGGCCCGCGCCATCCACCAGCTCTCGCCGCGCCAGGCCAAGCCCTTCATCGCCATCAACTGCGGGGCCATCCCCGACACCCTGCTGGAGAGCGAGCTGTTCGGGTACACCGGCGGGGCCTTCACCGGGGCCAGCTCCAAGGGCCGCATGGGCAAGTTCGAGCTGGCCAACACGGGAGTTCTCTTCCTGGACGAGATCGGCGCGCTGCCGCTGTATCTTCAGGTGAAGATGCTGCGCGTGCTCCAGGAGCGCACCTTCACCCGCCTGGGCTCCAACCGCCTGCTGGAGCTGGACATCCGGGTGATCGCCGCCACCAACGAGGACCTGCCCACGCTCATCTCCCAGGGCCGCTTCCGCGAGGATCTCTTCTACCGGCTGAACGTCGTTCCCCTGGAGACGCCTCCCCTGCGCGACCGCCCCGAGGACATCGAGGTGCTGGCGCGCCACTTCCTGGCCAGATACGCCGCCCTCTTCAACAAGCCCGTGCCCGAGCCCGACGCCGGGTTCCTGGCCTCGCTCAAGGCCTACTCCTGGCCCGGAAACGTCCGGGAGTTCGAGAACGCCATGGAGTTCCTGGTGAACATGCTCACGCCCGGAGCCGCCCCGCATGAGGGCCTGCTGCCGCCCAAGCCCAGAGAGGCGCTGGCTTCCGGTTCCGGGGACGGGCTTTCCCGGTCGGACGGCCCGGGCGGTCTTGAGTTTTCCGGCCCTGAGGGGGCACAGGCCCATCTGCCGCTGCTGCCCCTGGCCGAACTGGAGCGCCGCGCCATCGAAACCGGTCTCGCCCGCTTCGGCAACGGTCTGAAAGGCAAGCGCGCCACCGCCGAGGCCTTGGGCATCAGTCTGGCCACGCTGTACCGCAAGGTGAAGGAGTTCGGGCTGGAAGGTTAGTCTCGCAATTTTGAAAACATGAAAATGATTTCAAAATTAAAACAAATGGTTTTATCTTGTTACGCATTGCATCAGTATCAACGAATATCGCGGACGCAACACAGGGTGAAGAGAGAAGAGTACGATGCCTCCGGCGGCCAGGGGGAGAAGCCTCCCCCTGGACCCGGCTTTCCGCTTCGCGTCGGCTTCAGGCGCGCGTGGTCATGGATGAGAAGGAGAGCGTATGCATACAGTCATGATTCTGCCCGCCGACTATCAGGATTGCCTGGACGCGGTAGAGAAGATTTTCCAGGCGTTTGCGTTGGAGATAGAGGGGAAGAAAGTACTCATAAAGCCAAACGTGCTGCGTCCTGCCCGCCCCGAAGAGGCCGTCACCACCCATCCGGCCATTCTTGAGGCCGTGGTGCGATGCGTCGAGGCCCGGAACCCAGCCAGCATCGTGGTGGGCGACAACCCCGGCCTCATGGGCTACGGGGCCAACGAGCAGAGCTTCGAGCGCTGCGGCCTGCTTAACGCCTCGCGCGGGCATTACCGCAACATCGGCCTGGACGCGCGCGAAGTCCCCTTCGATCCGGCCTACGGCGGCTCCTTAAGCGTCTCCACCGACGTGCTGGACGCGGACGTGGTCATCTCCGTGCCCAAGTTCAAGACCCACGGCCTCACCGGCATCACCGGGGCCATAAAAAACAGCTACGGCATCCTGCCCGGCGCGCAGAAAGCCACCTTGCACAAGCTCTCCGGCGGGCAGGCCCGCTTCCACGACGTGGTGGTGGACGTTTTCCGCCTGCGCGTGCCGGACCTCTTCATCATGGACGCCGTGCTCGGCATGCAGGGCAACGGCCCGGCCTCCACCGAGCTTCGCTGGATAGGCCGGGTGCTGGCCGCCGACAACGCCGTGGCCATGGACTCGGTCATGGCTCGCATGATGGGCGCAGACCCGGAAAAACTTCGGTTCCTGACCCGCGCCGCGCAACTCGGCCTGGGGAGCCACGCCCTTAAAGACCTGGACATCCAGGGCGAACTCATCCCCATCCCGGACTTCAAGGTTCCGCCCCTGGGCGAGGACGCCCTGAAGCACCTCTCCCACATCCAAAAACTCCTGGAGGACCGCTCCGCCAGCCGCCCAGTGGTGGACCCGGCCCGCTGCACCGGCTGCGGAACCTGCGTGGAGCAATGCCCGGCAGACGCCCTGACCCTGGACGCCAACCTCCCCGTGGTGGACCCCGCCGCCTGTATCGCCTGCTTCTGTTGTCAGGAAATGTGCCCGGAAAAGGCCATCAGCCTGAAGCAGCCCTGCTGCCCAGGCAGCGCATAACGCTAGCACAAAATACGCGCCTGCCATCGCATTGCGACGGCAGGCGCGTGAAATCCGGCGGCCGGGCTGCTTATTCGCCGGTGCGGCAGCTCCGGTGCTTCACATCCAGCCCTTTGACGATGAAGATGACGCTCTCGGCGATGTTGAAGCTGCGTTCGCAGATGCGCTTCAGGCTGTAGGCCACGAAGGACAGCTGCACGGCTCGATCCACGGTGCGGGCTTCGCGGATCATGATCTCGGTCAGGTCGCGGAAGGCCTTCATGTGCTTGATCGCGGTCTGCTCGTGGGCGTTCAGCACGGCCTGGGCCTGGTCGAAGGAGTTGTCCGCGAAGGCGCGCGCGGACTTGTCGAAGAGTTCCAGGCACAACTCGCCCAGGCTCCACACCGAGGGAACGTCCTGGAACTCGCCGCTCTCGAGCATCAGCAGGTTGCGCCCGACGATGTTCACCGCCTCGTCGCCGATGCGCTCCAGGTTGGAGGCTATGCGCATGCTGCCCATGATGGTGCGCAGATCGCGCGCCACGGGCTGTTTCAGGGCCAGGAGGCGCAGCCCCAGATGCTCGGTCAGGCATTCCATGGCGTCGACGGCCTCATCGCCGTCCATGACTTCCTGGGAAAGGGCGCTGTCACGCAGGCGGGTGGCCCGCACGGCCTTGTCCACTGCCTCCCTCACCATGTAGAACATACGCAGGGAGTCAATGCGCAGCCGGTCGAGTTCCTGGTCGAATTCGTGGGTCATGTTTTATCCTTGATGCTCGGACGCGCCGCAATGCTTCGCGCTTCTATTCGGAAGTGAGGATATTACGGCCAATTGTCAACAGTACAGCAGCCCTGGAGCGTTGTTGACAACAAAACGTAACAAACGGACGCCCATCCATGCACGCAATCGTAACAAACAGCCACATCGCAGCCGTGGTCCTGGCTGCCGGGCGCTCGACCCGCATGGGCGCGGACAAGCTCATTCTGCCCTGGCGCGGGCGCACGATTCTGGAATGGGCGCTGGACGCAGCCTGCGCGCTCCGGCACGTGATTCTTGTGGGTGGTCCTCCGGGCCTTGACGCACTTCCTGCACAGGTGACGCGCGTATCATGCCCTTTCCAAAAGCGTCTGCCCGGTCAGGCAGACTCCCTCAAGGCGGGCATACGCGCCCTGCCCCCAGGCCTGGACGGAGCCATGATCCTTCTGGGCGACATGCCGCTCATAACGTCGGAGCTGGTGGGGAAACTGGCGAGCGCCTTCAGGCCGGGGCGATTTCTGGTGCCGCGCAGTGATGGACGGCGCGGCAATCCGGTGATCATCCCCTCTGACTGGTTCGCGCGCGTGCTGGAGCTGGAAGGCGACACCGGGGCGCGGCCCCTGCTAGCCAGCCCGAACGCTCCCGTGGATTACCTTGATGTGGACGACCCGGCCATCCTGACCGACGTGGACACCCCGGACGACTACGCCAGGCTCAAGAACCAGCCCTGACGCGCCGAGCCGAACACCCGCCCGGCCACCTCGCCCAGGTCCGCCTTGTTGTGGAAGGCCACCCGCCGCGCGGACTCCGGGGCTCCCTTGAACAAGCCTTCCTGGTGAGCGGCCAGTGCTGCCAGCGCTTTTGGCCCGATCAGCTCCCCCTCGCTCAAGCCGGTAACGCGCAGAAACGCCTCCAGCCTGTGCACAGTCGTGGCGTCCGCCGGTTTTCCCAGCGCGTCCAGCCCGATCACGCCCACCACCAGGTCAGAGCACTCCGGAATCACCGGCTCATGCGCTTCCGGGGCTTTTATGGGCCGCCCGGCTGCGCCGTCGGCCTCCACCAGCACGTAATCCGCCCGGAAACGCTCCCGCAGGCCGGGGATTTCATCAGGTCCAACGCCCAGGAGCTTGCCCGTTTCCGGGTCCAGGGCGCGGCCCACGGTCAGGTGTTTGTAATGGGGAGTGCGCGAGCCGGGAGTGAGCAGCATGAAGTTGCGCGCCGGAGGCATCATCTTCGTGGTGGTGGTCACCAGCACCCGCTGCCCCCATCCGGAGAGCTGGCGGGCCAGGGAGTAGATCAGGCTGGTCTTGCCGCCAGCGCCCACGAAGGCCACGACCCGCTCGTCAGGCAGAAGCATCTCGCGAACCGGGTTCACGACGCGGACCTTCCAGAACCCCTGCGCACCGCGATCATCCCCGGTGCGCCCAGGCCGTGAAACGCCGCTCCAGCATGGCGAAGAACTCGTACATGCCAACGCCCATGGCGGCGATGACCATGAGCCCGGCGAACACCAGGGGCACATTGAACTTGGAGCTGGCCGACATCATCAGGTAGCCGATGCCCGAGTTGGAGGCCACGGTCTCGGAGATGACCGAGCCCACAAAAGCCAGCGTGACGGCAATCTTCAGCGAGGCGAAAAAGAACGGCAGCGAGCGCGGGATGCCCACCTTCATGAGCACGTCCACCTTGGTCGCGCCGAGCACCCGCAGCACATCCTCAAGCTCCGGCTCCAGCGTGGCAAGGCCCGTGGCCACGTTCACCACCACCGGGAAGAACGAGATGAGAAACGCCGTGATGATGGCCGGGACCGAGCCGATGCCGAACCAGATCACCAGGATGGGCACCAGGGCCACCTTGGGCACCGAGTTGAAGCCCACCAGCACGGGATAGAGCGCCTTGTAGACCACCTTGGACGACCCGACCAGCACCCCAAGCAGCATCCCGAACACCACGGCCAGGGCGAAGCCCGCCGAGGTGGTGTACAGGGTCTGCAGGGCGTGCTGCATGATGGGGCCTTTGTACTCCCAGCCCTCGATGATGGACTGGCTGGGCGTGGGCAGGATGTAGCTGGGGATCTTGCCCACGCGGGCGATCAGCTCCCACAGGATGAACAGGCCGAGCGTCACCAGCCAGGGGGACAGGGCCTCCATTTGTTTGCGGCTTAACGGCACAGCTGTTCCTCCTGGAGATCGGTCTGTACTCCGGGAACGCAGCGCACCGCCTCGATCTGGTCGCGCAGCTCGTGCACGATGTCCACGAAATGCTTGTCGTAGCAGGCTTCCAGGCTGCGCGGCCTTGGGATGTCCACTTTGCGGGTGTGCACAATGCGCCCGGGCCTGCGGCTCATCACGTGCACCGTGTCCGCCAGGAACACCGACTCGCGCAGGTCGTGCGTCACCAGCACCACGGTGAAGGGCTTGGCCTCCCACAGGTCGCGCAGCACGCACCAGAGTTCCTCGCGGGTGAAGGCGTCCAACGCGCCGAAGGGCTCGTCCAGCATCAGGAGCTTGGGTTCGTGGATCAGCGCCCGGCACAGGCTGGCGCGCTGCTGCATGCCGCCGGAGAGCTGCCACGGGTACTTGTCCTCGTGGTTTTGCAGGCCGACCGTGCGCAGAAGCTCGCGGGCGCGCTCCACATAGCGCTCGCGCTCTTTGCGCAGCTGCGACCTGTGAGGCTGCACGATCTCCAGGGGCAGCATGATGTTGTCCAGGAGCTTTCGCCAGGGGAGCAGCGTGGCGTTCTGGAAGGCCATGCCCACGAAGGACAGCGGCCCGGTCACCTCGCGGCCGTTCACCACCACCGCGCCCTTGCTGGGGGGGCGAAGGCCCGTGACCAGCTTGAGAAGCGTGGACTTGCCGCAGCCCGAAGGCCCGACGACCGCGATGAACTCGCCCTCGTCCATGTTGAGGGACAGGTTCTGCACGGCCAGGGCGTCTGAGTCCTCGGTGTAGGCGAGGTCGACGTTGGTCAGTTCTACGAATCGGTTGCTCACCGGATAGGCTCCCAATGAAATGCTGCGTGCCGGAGGCATAGGCGGTAAGAGCCTCCGGCGGGCAAAGAGGGCTCCGCCCTCTCTGCACTCTCCCGCCAGGGGGATGATCCCCCTGGACCCTCAGTGGGCTTCGCGTTACGCGCCGCCACAATGCAGAAATCTTGTTCAATAAGCCTGAAGCGCGCCGAGCCGCGCTTCAGGCTATATTCTTGAAATCGCCGTCCTCGGCGATGGCTGGCCGCCGGGAAAAGCCGCTTTGGGCGTTCCCGGCGGTATCCCCGCGCGCCAACACGGCTCCCGGCACATCCCGCGAAGCGAATAGCCGGGTCCAGGGGGAGGCTTCTCCCCCTGGCGG contains:
- a CDS encoding pyridoxal-phosphate dependent enzyme, with protein sequence MTISADKGPERVVAQVGAKRGTGLAADGFMTRTTLFCPACQSEYDPADGHFACPKAGDGREHILDARIEASAELAEEFTESWREHPHDPLRAFACLGAAQGVAGRPAFRDAAGRLQEGLDRLEGAPLGVTPLVQTPKLAKALGMTGTLAVKDETGQPGGSHKVRHLAGTMLYLEALRAGGPRRPLAISSCGNAALAAACVARAAGYSLTAFVPEDVHPDVLRLLRERGVNPEVVARLSTGGGDPCYLAFRDAVRRGAVPFCCSGRDNWSNIEGGQSLGYEAALQWQALAQTPGHIVLQIGGGALARSVAGAWSNLEALGVVRELPRIHACQTEGAFPFARAWLLLLAEIARNAGCAFPPASGYATLAGVRQVLSEEQDAIATVVQFTRTAFRSSPVQGALRAAAASPDSFMWAWDGAPPHSLAHGILDDETYDWYFLAQALLRTGGQAVVTPEALVAQAHDLALAHTPVSVSATGSAGLAGLLALRQAGIVPDNARVGLFFTGLNR
- a CDS encoding sigma-54-dependent Fis family transcriptional regulator, whose translation is MLAQIKDALTRHAQVIATVTGIDVEIVDVGFIRIAGTGHYAQGVGKSIIEEGEVYRHVLRTRQTTLLENPREHPLCRRCRKREQCRETLSLCTPIVDGEDVVGVIGLVCFTQAERERVLLNRDTYLDFVAQMAEAIGQKLSEHRRMTKASEFLDLMLQIVDADNRGVIVFNAKGGASYANALARRELGLAVDAPLTGIEVRRTRDGLSDLDAFELTLEGRRLSLVGHMAALGGRDPHFAKVLVFESLPKVTQRMSSLAGTGKTFGLDAIMGRSPRIKRLKEQISQVAQSTSTVLITGESGTGKELVARAIHQLSPRQAKPFIAINCGAIPDTLLESELFGYTGGAFTGASSKGRMGKFELANTGVLFLDEIGALPLYLQVKMLRVLQERTFTRLGSNRLLELDIRVIAATNEDLPTLISQGRFREDLFYRLNVVPLETPPLRDRPEDIEVLARHFLARYAALFNKPVPEPDAGFLASLKAYSWPGNVREFENAMEFLVNMLTPGAAPHEGLLPPKPREALASGSGDGLSRSDGPGGLEFSGPEGAQAHLPLLPLAELERRAIETGLARFGNGLKGKRATAEALGISLATLYRKVKEFGLEG
- a CDS encoding DUF362 domain-containing protein, producing the protein MHTVMILPADYQDCLDAVEKIFQAFALEIEGKKVLIKPNVLRPARPEEAVTTHPAILEAVVRCVEARNPASIVVGDNPGLMGYGANEQSFERCGLLNASRGHYRNIGLDAREVPFDPAYGGSLSVSTDVLDADVVISVPKFKTHGLTGITGAIKNSYGILPGAQKATLHKLSGGQARFHDVVVDVFRLRVPDLFIMDAVLGMQGNGPASTELRWIGRVLAADNAVAMDSVMARMMGADPEKLRFLTRAAQLGLGSHALKDLDIQGELIPIPDFKVPPLGEDALKHLSHIQKLLEDRSASRPVVDPARCTGCGTCVEQCPADALTLDANLPVVDPAACIACFCCQEMCPEKAISLKQPCCPGSA
- the phoU gene encoding phosphate signaling complex protein PhoU; amino-acid sequence: MTHEFDQELDRLRIDSLRMFYMVREAVDKAVRATRLRDSALSQEVMDGDEAVDAMECLTEHLGLRLLALKQPVARDLRTIMGSMRIASNLERIGDEAVNIVGRNLLMLESGEFQDVPSVWSLGELCLELFDKSARAFADNSFDQAQAVLNAHEQTAIKHMKAFRDLTEIMIREARTVDRAVQLSFVAYSLKRICERSFNIAESVIFIVKGLDVKHRSCRTGE
- a CDS encoding nucleotidyltransferase family protein; the encoded protein is MHAIVTNSHIAAVVLAAGRSTRMGADKLILPWRGRTILEWALDAACALRHVILVGGPPGLDALPAQVTRVSCPFQKRLPGQADSLKAGIRALPPGLDGAMILLGDMPLITSELVGKLASAFRPGRFLVPRSDGRRGNPVIIPSDWFARVLELEGDTGARPLLASPNAPVDYLDVDDPAILTDVDTPDDYARLKNQP
- the yqeC gene encoding selenium cofactor biosynthesis protein YqeC, translated to MNPVREMLLPDERVVAFVGAGGKTSLIYSLARQLSGWGQRVLVTTTTKMMPPARNFMLLTPGSRTPHYKHLTVGRALDPETGKLLGVGPDEIPGLRERFRADYVLVEADGAAGRPIKAPEAHEPVIPECSDLVVGVIGLDALGKPADATTVHRLEAFLRVTGLSEGELIGPKALAALAAHQEGLFKGAPESARRVAFHNKADLGEVAGRVFGSARQGWFLSLA
- a CDS encoding ABC transporter permease, whose translation is MPLSRKQMEALSPWLVTLGLFILWELIARVGKIPSYILPTPSQSIIEGWEYKGPIMQHALQTLYTTSAGFALAVVFGMLLGVLVGSSKVVYKALYPVLVGFNSVPKVALVPILVIWFGIGSVPAIITAFLISFFPVVVNVATGLATLEPELEDVLRVLGATKVDVLMKVGIPRSLPFFFASLKIAVTLAFVGSVISETVASNSGIGYLMMSASSKFNVPLVFAGLMVIAAMGVGMYEFFAMLERRFTAWAHRG
- a CDS encoding ABC transporter ATP-binding protein produces the protein MSNRFVELTNVDLAYTEDSDALAVQNLSLNMDEGEFIAVVGPSGCGKSTLLKLVTGLRPPSKGAVVVNGREVTGPLSFVGMAFQNATLLPWRKLLDNIMLPLEIVQPHRSQLRKERERYVERARELLRTVGLQNHEDKYPWQLSGGMQQRASLCRALIHEPKLLMLDEPFGALDAFTREELWCVLRDLWEAKPFTVVLVTHDLRESVFLADTVHVMSRRPGRIVHTRKVDIPRPRSLEACYDKHFVDIVHELRDQIEAVRCVPGVQTDLQEEQLCR